A region from the Danio aesculapii unplaced genomic scaffold, fDanAes4.1, whole genome shotgun sequence genome encodes:
- the LOC130220091 gene encoding LOW QUALITY PROTEIN: trans-L-3-hydroxyproline dehydratase-like (The sequence of the model RefSeq protein was modified relative to this genomic sequence to represent the inferred CDS: inserted 1 base in 1 codon; deleted 3 bases in 3 codons): AAPHCGSVLSVVDMHTGGEPLPIILSGFPEVKGDTILAKRRYVREHLDHLRKVLMLEPRGHNDMYGALLVKVELAEADLGVLFLHNEGYSTMCWPRCHCRSDRFAVDYGLVKEPTSPETQINIHCPCGXVKAFTQYADGKTGAVRFYSVPAFAFATDVSVAVEGYGTVTVDISYGGALYAFVSAEKFGMDVNKSKTRDLVDAATAVSEAVKSQVKLYHPVSEDLAFLYGTILTDGKDAFSEEPTANVCVFADAQVDRSPTGSGVTARVALQYHKGLIGLNQTRSFQSGATGSVFTGTATEETTCGDFKAVVVEVKGHAHYSGVATFTQESDDPLSGGFLLR; the protein is encoded by the exons GCTGCCCCTCACTGCGGCTCTGTGCTGTCAGTAGTGGACATGCACACAGGTGGA GAACCGCTGCCGATCATCCTGAGTGGCTTTCCAGAGGTG AAGGGCGACACCATCCTTGCCAAACGGCGTTAC GTGAGAGAGCATCTCGATCATCTTCGCAAGGTCTTAATGTTGGAGCCCCGTGGACATAATGATATGTATGGAGCCCTCCTGGTCAAAGTGGAGTTAGCAGAAGCTGACCTGGGCGTCCTGTTTCTGCATAATGAAGGCTACAGCACCATGTGTTGGCCACGCTGTCATTGCCGCTCGGACCGCTTCGCTGTTGATTATGGTCTGGTTAAAGAGCCCACTTCACCAGAGACGCAGATTAACATACACTGCCCCTGTG TTGTCAAGGCCTTTACGCAATATGCCGATGGGAAAACTGGAGCTgtcaggttttacagtgtgccCGCATTCGCTTTCGCTACAG ATGTGAGTGTCGCTGTAGAGGGATACGGGACCGTCACTGTGGACATCAGTTATGGTGGAGCTCTTTATGCTTTTGTGAGTGCTGAGAAGTTTGGAATGGATGTCAACAAGTCCAAAACTAGAGATTTGGTGGATGCAGCCACTGCTGTGAGCGAGGCTGTCAAATCACAG GTGAAGCTGTATCATCCAGTCAGTGAAGATCTGGCCTTCCTCTATGGCACAATCCTTACAGACGGCAAAGATGCTTTTTCTGAAGAGCCCAcagccaatgtgtgtgtgtttgctgatgCGCAG GTGGACAGAAGCCCTACAGGTTCAGGCGTCACTGCTCGAGTAGCTCTTCAGTACCATAAAGGCCTGATCGGACTGAACCAGACCAGAAGCTTCCAGAGCGGAGCTACAGGATCAGTGTTTACAGGAACAGCAACAGAG GAGACCACGTGTGGAGATTTCAAGGCTGTGGTAGTGGAGGTTAAAGGTCATGCACACTACAGCGGTGTGGCCACCTTTACCCAGGAGAGTGACGACCCTCTGAGTGGAGGATTCCTTTTGCGCTGA